In Rosa rugosa chromosome 4, drRosRugo1.1, whole genome shotgun sequence, the genomic stretch GGTTGTGAGGCATCGCGGGTGGTGGGGTTAGGCCAAGCTTTGCTGGCGATCTGCAATCTTCTTGCTTCTTGGATTGTTGCTTAGGTTTGTGCACTCTTTTTGGCCCAAGCCTTGGGCTGTTCTTTTTATGTTTGATATCAGTTTTATTTGATTTagtgtaataagtccctacatgcCTTGTAGGGTTAGTCAGGATAAATGCATGTGTGTGCACTCTAAGTGCTTGTCTGGCCTAGTAAGGCGACGATTCATGGTTAAATGGTTGCAACCTCTTACTGGCaagatgaaactaagtgtcataGGATATGTTCTCCGTCTGTAACATAGTAAGAAAGCTGTAATACTGGTAATTATATATGCTTCGTGATAATtgagttatctttctgttatATCACCGTTATATTAAAGTAAATAGAGTAGCCACTAGAGCACTCTTTGTTAAttagtgcttgttagaatacatgtattttgtagagacTTCTGATATCATTTTGGAATGTTCTTTAGATGCTTATTTTAATCAGGgttttaggctcaatgtccccccttgtatttttcattaatcaaagttTGATAACAGCCGCATCAtttcttcttttaaaaaaaattcttttttaaaaaaaaaaaaaataccaaactatatcaatgaacgaaccaaattTGTCTAATCTGAATATttcatgttcataaatgataaatcacaattataaataactttataatttttaatttggttgaaaatttacagaaatgaaCTACTCATGAATATCTAAATATCTAATAGTTGTGTAGGGATAGTCGAGCTTTTTGCCTGCgggtgcactcaaagtgccttgtttgctctaggtaggcggcgagttccttgcgttgtcaaatggtcgctgcctcttagtggcagggtgagacttcGTGCCACTGGATATAGATTCTAGCGACAACATGATAGGAAAGCTGGGAGAAGTGACATTATGATTGCTGTATTAGAGTTACAGATCAAGTGAtttttccgttgtgtcaccgctgggaagcaaatagaaccgtctggagcgcgttctttgctagttggtgtggattggaatacaattgtttagtagagtCGTCTAatgatttcttttttggatgtACTCTTGGTGCaaattgtaatatggggtttaggctcaacgACCCCCCTTGTATTCGTCAGTTTCATTTATGAAGGCCTGAGGGCAGCCACACCGGCCCttatttcaaatatatatatatatatatataatagttgATTTgctgtaatcgaaaagtgggtctcacaaCTGTTGATTATAAAGTACTCATAAAGTCCTCATTTTAATTGTCATCATTAAAAGCCCAGCCTTAATTAGTATTTATATGTGCATTGCATTCCCCTGGTAACAGACAGGGAATACCAAGTACGTATAATATACATATGTCTTGTACGTCTTACGTTGCCAAGCACAATAAGAATTGAATTGAGAGAGTTGGCGGATACTTGGTAGATTCCATGAATTAATAATCGTTAAATACCCTTTCGGGCTtccttgtaaccaaaaaaaaaaaaaccaaacggCAAGGAGTAGTAAGCCTAGGATGCCTAGCTTATATTTAATTAAGTAGAAGGATGATGAGCCTAGGATGCCTAGCTTATATTTATGTATGTTGTTAATATTACTTGTTCTGGCAAAGAAAAAAACGACTGGGAATAGATAGATCAAAGAAGCCATAATAATGTAATCTTTTTATTGTGGCAGAGAAGGCCGGCAAGTCGTTAGAGCCAGGCAGGTCCTTACAGGGAAATGGAATTCAATTCAAGCTTCCAACTCCAACTAGGGTTTTGTTGTTGTAATTAATCGATCAATGGCGAGGCAGTTGGATTTTGGCTTGGGTTGTTGTTCAAACTCATTCATTTCCAACCACCCACTTAAAGGTTCTTGATGTACACAAGACATGATCGTCGACATAAGGAATGAGTTCAATACTTCAATTGAATGGaaattttagttttattttatttttgaagcTTCATTTTTTCCCGCTCATTGATTTATCAGAAATTTTGCGGGATTGTAAAAATGTGCACAAAATATGAGTCACATGGGAGGAGCgaggtttgggtttgggtttgggtgcaacaaaagaaagaaggtgaagcaagaaacaaaagaggACCAGGGTCATAGTACCCGTACGGAATCTTATTACGAGACACAGAGACCCAGAATACTGTTGagttggaggaggaggagtaatGATGGGTGGCAAAGTGAATTGACATCTCAAAGTGTCTGAATGATAAGCCCtttgtttttattgttttgtgtgatGAAATGTTGCACCTCATTGATTAGATTAGACTTTACCCTCTCCTTACTGGCCCGACTGCCTCACCCATTTTAATCATCGGCCAAGATAAATAATACACAAAAAAGTGGAAGACTGACAAAACCTTTTTCCGATGCGATGAGATGAGCTTTGTCCTCGTTTCCAGTTCCGGCCACGTTTTCTTTCTACCTGGCTCACCATTGAATACGCTACTTCTCCTGTATTATTATTTGAAGGTGAACTAGTAAACAAATTCTTCAATCTTAATTAGTGGGAATGTCAGGGACCAGTCCACACAGCTCCATCCATGGAAATATCAGCAACAAGCCAAGAGCAAACCAGTGAAAAACTATAAATGCCACTGCCTAGGCACCACATAATAAGACATGGCATCATCTTGTATTTATCTCACTTCTTCCCATCACTCTCTACAATGTCACTGTTATAATTAAACATGCCGCTGCTGTTGCTATAAGCCTATAACAGTGACATTACATTTGTGGCTTAGTGCCCACCCACCACCATTTCCATTAGAGAAAATTTCATCAAACGTATCCAAAATAAGACTCACTCTAAATTTCAGTACATCAAgtttcaaaacataaattttagtacataaataacagaaaaaacgaaggtaaaaaaataacagaaaaaacgaaggaaaaaaaatatagcagaaaaaaaaaaattattaaaaaaaaaaagaactgagagcataatggacattttggtgtcaaaaattgacgtcgtgtactgatagtgggtcgagtttcagatttcgtgtaccgaaatgtttggtttgaaactttatgtataagaattattagtggcatttacttggtgtactgtttgcgaaattttcccttattatTACTTCAAATTAAATCTGTAGGACTGAAGATAATAAGATATAAAGGAAAACACAAGGCATCGAGTGAATTTTAAGCTAGAGCCATAATCCCGAAAGTAGAAAATTATGTACAGTAGTAAAATAGTAGATTTAACACTAGTAGTAGTAATAGTAGATAAGCAAATGGGAAAGAGTGACAAAATTTCCCGGCAACGTcttcaaattttcttttttctttgtacAAAATGAAGCATAGATAAGACTCATTGCCCCGCCGGTGAAGCTCCAACGTTTCTAATTTTGGAAGCTGATCTGCTGATGATCAGCAGCTCAATGCCTCATACTTGACCGTAATTGGGCGGTTAAACCCTACTTGCGACAGCAAATTCCCAACCACCGCAATGTCTCTGCAAAACACCCCTTGGAACGCTTTCGCTTCCGATGAATGAACCATCCTATTACTATTCGAATTCGAATTTGAGGAAGCAGATTCGAATTCAATCATGGCTTCTTGGGTCTGTTGGATTTGAATTGCCGCCGCTGCTGCAGCCTGTGCGGCCTGAGCATGAGCCTGTGCTTGAGCTTGAGCTGCTTGAAGTGCAGCTGCAGCCTTCTTTCTCTGTTTCTCAGAAGCCTCTTCGTCCATAATGGTGGTGCTCAAACTAGAATAACCTTTCTGGAGCAATCTGTACAGCAACAATGCAGATAGCTTTGCTCTATCTCTAACCGAATCAATATCGCGATCATCAGCTAACTCACACCGATCAATGAAAACAGTGGCCTTATCAGGCTTGTGCCTCAAACACAGCAACAAATAAGCTTTGTCTAACTCGGACCTCGAACACCCTCTTCTTAAACCGATCAAAGCATAGTAATCCACATTTCCTGTCTCTCCAGAAGCCACCCTCTGTTTCAGTTCTTGTATCTTCGTGGTCAGAACACATAATTTCCCCGGAATTTCTCTGTACCTGACATTGTTGTGTCTTTTCCATGCCGGACCGGGAAGCTTTCGGTCCCTCAAAATTGAATTGTACAAAAGCTTCAAGTGCTCTAGATCATGCAAGCAATCCGGCAAACACCTGATTGTTTCGAGAAGTGCAGCTCTTGTGTCTAATGCTTGTATACAACTGGGGTCAAGAGCCAAAGTCCGATTGCAGTCCGCAATGGACTCCGCTATCCGACCAGTAGCCCGGTACGCTGAGGCACGCTGCATGTAGCACTCGGCCAGGAATCCCTGGGGTGCACCTCGCCGGCCGTCGAGGATTTTGCTGAAGTGGCGGATGGACTCGGAGTATGCACCAACTTCAAGGGCAGCGAGGGCTGCAGTTCTGCGGCGGAGGAGCTGCTTGATGTGGCTGAGGAGGTGGGTCACGGTTTCAGTCTCGGTTAAGGTCCGCGGGGGCGTTGAGGGTGCATTGTTGGTGGAGGACGAGGATGTGTTGTTGAAAAAATTGGGGAAGGAGAAACTGTCGTCGGATAAGCACGTGCTCTCGCGGCGGAATGCGGCAGCAGCGAGGCGTTTGCCGGTTTGGAGGAGGGCCATGGCATCCTCCATTAGTCCCAAATGGCAGCAAGCCTGCCCCAGAACCAAGTACCTGTGTCAATTtgcaatatcgatcaccattaATACTTGTGTTTAATTTGTTGGAATTAAAATTAGTAAGCGAAAATAGGGCAAGCTAGTAGTGTACAGTGCAAGCAAATCAGGGTGAAGGAAGACCTAGCCTTCTGGAAAATACAGTGTGAACAGGTTTTTATAACATTAATTTGAACGCCTATATCATATTCAAATTTTTTAGCTGGCTATGACAATTTGGTAGTCAAAGTTGGTATAAAAACAAATGGGATCCAATGTTTTCCGAGTCGAATTAATAATTTCTctccgaaagaaaaaaaaaaaaaaaaacagtgaagCAAAACAGTGAGGCAAATTCAGCAGTAAAAAGCATCTAACATAATTGTTGAAAGAAAAGTGATGTGATTACAGAAAACAAGCAATCTTTTTGTTTGGCTGTGAGAAAAGTAAAAATTAAGTTTGGAAAGAATATAGGTGGCAGTGCATTTACTCAAAGGCACAGGGTGAAGAACACCAACCTATCCCCATTAACTTACTTACCTGTGGCGTCTGATCTCAGACATTAATAATAGTCATAAAAAGTTGAACCCAGAAAATTATTAtgtttaaaaaaagaaacacgCAAAGCAAATTTGCAAAAACCAATACCAATGGAACAGAGGAATTTTACCTCCATTGCCCTTCCTTGTCGCAATTTTTGCAGAGGCCTGCCATGACTTTCTTCTTCAAGTCGGAGATAGAGAAGCACTTGAAGGAGGGATCCTGACATGGCGAGTCGGAGGAGGAGTTGGTGCTGTTGGCCGAGAGAAGCTTGACTCGCTCCCTCGACAGATTCTGAGACGACGAAGAGTCGGATGAGCCGGAGGAGTCTTCGATTCCGATTTTGAGGCTGGGAATGTAGTCCTGGAGCATATCGGCCACGTCTTTGAATCGGCCGAGAAAGAGCAGAGACCTGGCTTTGAGTTCGAGGGCTTGTTCGAGCCGCGGTGAGATTGCGAGGGCCGCGTCTAGTAGTCCCACAGCGGAGGCGATCTCGCTGTGTTCATGACTGGCAATCAGGCTTCTGGCGTCTCTGATATACTTGTCCACAATCTGCGCAATAGATTTGAATATATTAGAATGAACGTAACGTAGGAAGAGATTAATGGATAATGTAGAAAGAGATTGATTGTTTGTTTGGGAATATTGTAAGATGGCAATTAATTAGTTACCTTTCTAGTGCTAAGCCACCAGTGCTTCTTGTCATTAGAAGAGACGCAAGGAGAAGTAGCAGCAGCCATTGCTGTTGTTGTTGGGGTATTCTAGttgaaaaggaggaggaggaggaggagttaACCATTCACAATCAAGAACCTCCTCTTTCTGTCTGTGGATGGATCCTTTCCTCCCTTTCAAAGCATACACATAATTCCTGTGCTCTTTCCCTTCTCACTCTGAAACAATGGGATAATAAGGAATGAGAAGAAATGTATATATAtgggaggaagaaaaaagaggGATGGGGGGAgggaatagagagagagagagagagagagaggaattaATGGAGAATTGTAATTAAAATGGGGTTTTGATTTGAAGAGTGAATGAGGTGGTGGAGGAGAACAAAGCTccaaaaacaaatataaaaacaaaaacaaaaagaaaagggcaGAAATTGCCAGCTTTGACCTTGGATTAATTAGAAAAGAAGGTAAGCTTTGATCCTTGAACAAAATATATAGCTGGCACCACCACACACACTcatcacactctctctctctctctctctctctctctctcactagaAGTAAGAACTAGATTTTTCAAGGAGGAGGATAGCGGATAGATTCTCTCTCAAGACATTCAGGCACTCTCTCTGTCTGATAGGCACCTAGGCCATGCTGCCCTATCACTCTAGGGCTCCATCACCAAGGCACTCCACAGCCTCTACCCGGTCACCTTATCATTCTCACTGCATATACCCGGTCAACCTTCACGGGTCCTTGGGTTCAACTACCGGCACTCCCCATACTAAATCTACTGAAAACCAACAAAATTTAACACCCCAACTCCggtaaataataataataattctatTTTTATTCAcgaaaattcttctatacaAAAGTTCACTTGTTTCATCTCTTAATATCTATAGTCAACTTTTTTATTAATAACTAAAACGTATATTTACTGTTATCCAGCATTTCATTTTTGTTAGTGTTAGTGTTAGTGTAAGTGTATTTCGATGCTCTAAATCCTAATTATCAAAATATTTGATTTAATCGATCATTCAACGTATCTCAACATTTCTCTCACAAGTTTTCAGTAAATTTACCTAGGTATTTATCATGATCATGAATTTTTATTCAATTATTAAAATATGATGATAGATgtttcatttatatatatatatatatatgattgacTTTGGTATTCAGATTTAGTGGCTCAAAATACGGCCTATTCAAATAATTTTACTATGTGTATGAATCAGGTTTGTTAAATGTCATTTTCTAATTCCCTATTGATATTCTTTCTTGAATGTCACATAAATTAATGATTGTCTGTTTCATTGCTAATACTATGGTTTTATAAACCAATTCTATAGATGGATCGTAGACTTGGATTAAATGTAACGTAATGCTAGCTGTCTAGAGCTACATGAGCTGTTAATCTAATATATTATCTGC encodes the following:
- the LOC133743675 gene encoding uncharacterized protein LOC133743675; this translates as MAAATSPCVSSNDKKHWWLSTRKIVDKYIRDARSLIASHEHSEIASAVGLLDAALAISPRLEQALELKARSLLFLGRFKDVADMLQDYIPSLKIGIEDSSGSSDSSSSQNLSRERVKLLSANSTNSSSDSPCQDPSFKCFSISDLKKKVMAGLCKNCDKEGQWRYLVLGQACCHLGLMEDAMALLQTGKRLAAAAFRRESTCLSDDSFSFPNFFNNTSSSSTNNAPSTPPRTLTETETVTHLLSHIKQLLRRRTAALAALEVGAYSESIRHFSKILDGRRGAPQGFLAECYMQRASAYRATGRIAESIADCNRTLALDPSCIQALDTRAALLETIRCLPDCLHDLEHLKLLYNSILRDRKLPGPAWKRHNNVRYREIPGKLCVLTTKIQELKQRVASGETGNVDYYALIGLRRGCSRSELDKAYLLLCLRHKPDKATVFIDRCELADDRDIDSVRDRAKLSALLLYRLLQKGYSSLSTTIMDEEASEKQRKKAAAALQAAQAQAQAHAQAAQAAAAAAIQIQQTQEAMIEFESASSNSNSNSNRMVHSSEAKAFQGVFCRDIAVVGNLLSQVGFNRPITVKYEALSC